A DNA window from Trichosurus vulpecula isolate mTriVul1 chromosome 2, mTriVul1.pri, whole genome shotgun sequence contains the following coding sequences:
- the HEPACAM gene encoding hepatocyte cell adhesion molecule: MKRERGALFRGSSAPRLTPFVCLLLIQTGSLEGVNITSPVRLIHGTVGKSALLSVQYSSTSSDKPVVKWQLKRDKPVTVVQSIGTEVIGTLRLDYRDRIRLFENGSLLLSDLQTSDEGTYEVEISITDDTFTGEKTINLTVDVPISKPQVVVASSTVLELSEYFTLNCSHENGTKANYTWLKDGKPLSNDSRMLLSPDQKVLTITRVLMADDDIYSCLVENPISQGRSVPIKLTVYRRSSLYIILTTGGIFLLVTLVTVCACWKPSKKSGKKRKLEKQGSLEYEDQNDDHLKPEVETLPRSGEHERKNPMALYILKDKDPPEGEESSAPDPRSTSEPGPPGYISSTAPGRSPGLPIRSARRYPRSPARSPATSRTHTSPNRSPSSPGRSRSSTRTLRTAGVHMIREQEEAGTVEISA, translated from the exons GCTCACTGGAAGGGGTGAACATCACAAGCCCAGTGCGTCTGATCCATGGTACTGTGGGGAAGTCGGCTCTGCTCTCTGTGCAATACAGTAGCACCAGCAGTGACAAGCCAGTAGTTAAGTGGCAGCTGAAGAGGGACAAGCCAGTGACAGTGGTACAATCCATTGGCACTGAGGTCATTGGCACCCTGAGGCTTGACTACCGTGACCGAATCAGGCTCTTTGAGAATGGCTCCCTTCTCCTCAGTGATCTTCAGACATCTGATGAGGGCACCTATGAGGTAGAGATTTCCATCACTGATGATACTTTCACTGGAGAAAAGACCATCAACCTCACTGTGGATG TTCCCATTTCAAAACCTCAAGTAGTGGTGGCTTCATCTACTGTCCTGGAGCTCAGTGAGTACTTCACATTGAACTGTTCCCATGAAAATGGTACCAAAGCCAACTATACTTGGCTGAAGGATGGCAAGCCACTCAGCAATGACTCAAGGATGCTCCTGTCCCCTGACCAAAAGGTGCTCACCATTACACGAGTGCTTATGGCAGATGATGACATCTATAGTTGCTTGGTGGAGAACCCCATTAGCCAAGGCCGAAGTGTCCCCATCAAGCTTACTGTGTATC GGAGAAGCTCCCTCTACATCATTCTGACCACAGGAGGTATCTTTCTCCTTGTGACTTTGGTGACAGTCTGCGCATGTTGGAAACCCTCCAAAAAGTCTGG AAAGAAGCGGAAGCTGGAAAAACAGGGCTCTCTAGAGTATGAAGATCAAAATGATGACCACCTGAAACCTGAAG TAGAGACACTCCCCCGAAGTGGAGAACATGAGCGGAAGAACCCTATGGCCTTGTACATCTTGAAGGATAAG GACCCACCAGAAGGGGAGGAGAGCTCAGCCCCCGACCCTCGGAGCACCTCTGAGCCCGGCCCGCCGGGTTACATCTCTTCTACTGCCCCAGGCCGCTCCCCCGGGCTGCCGATCCGGTCAGCCCGCCGCTACCCGCGCTCTCCTGCCCGCTCTCCCGCCACTAGCCGAACGCACACTTCCCCCAACCGGTCCCCGAGCTCCCCCGGCCGCTCCCGCAGCTCCACACGCACCCTCCGGACTGCCGGCGTGCACATGATCCGGGAGCAAGAGGAGGCCGGCACCGTGGAGATCAGCGCCTAA